The Phaenicophaeus curvirostris isolate KB17595 chromosome Z, BPBGC_Pcur_1.0, whole genome shotgun sequence genome includes the window CCAAAGTGTTTGCCTGTCCATCACCACCACAAGCAGCTTTGATCTCGCAACTGTTTGTGGGTCATAAGTAGTCCATACAATGGCTCCCCATTTTCCAGCTCTCTTCCAGGTGTTATCTCACCAGCAGCTGCTCTTACCGCCCCATCAGACAAGAGGAGTCCAGCTAATTAATTCTCTTGCAACTGAAAAGCAATGGACTTTAGGGCCCCAAATACACCTTAATCCCCTTCGATATTGATTTATGACTTTAAACTGGACACAGTTTAAACAACACATGGAAAGTTTCACACAGTTTTTTCTACCACTTTTAAACCAACACACTGGCTGGAAACctgcccagcagaaaaagacctgggggagctggttgacagccaacaGAATAGGAGCCAGCAGTgaacccaggtggccaagaaggccaacagcatcctggctggtATCAGgaagtgtggtcagcaggagcagggaagggattgtgcccctgtactcagctgaggctgcaccttgaatcctgtgctcagttttgggcccctcactacaagacagGTATTGAGGGACTGAAGTGTGTCCAGtagagggcaacaaagctggggaagggtctggagcacagggattATGAGCAGCGgctaagggaactgggggtGTTCAATTTGGAGTacagaaggctgaggagagacctatCACTCTCTATCACTCCCTGAAAGGAAGATGTAGTGAGGCAtatgtttctcccttctcccaataagtgataggatgagaggaatggcctcaagatgtgcaaggggaggtttagattggatagaatgaaaaatgtctttagtaaaaaagtggtgaagcattggaacaggctgcccagggaagcagcagagtctctacccctggaggtgttcaaaaagcactttgggatgtggtttagtaggcacagtggtgttgagCTGACAgtttgactcaatgatcttaagaggtcttttccaactttaatgtcaacctcacctctgtgcctaggAAAACCATGGAACAAATCCTCCTAGAAGTGATGCTAAAGCACAgagaggacatggaggtgattaatggcatcCAGCATGGCTTCAAGGGCAATTCCTGTCTGACCAACCCAGTGGCTTGCTATGATGGGGAAACCACAGCAGCAGACAGGAAAACCAACAGGTGtgatctacctggacttctgtaaagcctgtGACCCAGTCCccaacaacatccttctctctaaattgaagagatatggatttgatgggtggactgttcagtggatgagAAACTAGTTGGATGTTCGtgttcagagagtagtggtcaatggcttgaagtccagatggagatccgtgacaagtggtgcccctcaggggtctgtactgggactggtgctgtttaatatcttcatcagtgatactgacagtgagatcgagtgcaccctcagcaagtttgcagatgacaccaagctgagcggtgcagttgccacaccagaagggcagatgtcatccagagggacctggacaggctggagaattgggcctgtgagaacctcatgaggtacaacaaggccaagtgcaaggccctacacctgggtcagggcaatccaccAGTTCAATAAgtgatgggagatgatgtgattaggagcagccctgcagagaaggactggagggtgctgattgatgagaagctcaacatgagccagcaacgtgcgctCACAGACCAGTAtcccatatcctgggctgcatcaaaaaaagcatggccagcaggttgagggaggtgattctgcccctctattcctctcttgtgaaacctcatctggagtactgtgtccagttctggaatcctcagcatcaGAAGCATGTGGAACTGtcagaacaggtccagaggagggctacaaagaagatcagagggctggagcaccttccatatgaggacaggctgacagagttgagattgttcagcctggagaagagaaggttctgagaccttacagcaaccatacagtacctgaagggggtgtaaaagaaagctggggaggtattttttttaaaaaggcatatagtgatgggacaagagggggtggctttaaactggagagggacagatttagattagacattaggaagaaattcacaatgagggtgatgaggcactggcacaggttgcccagggaagctgtggatgccccatccctggaagtgttcagggtcaggttggatgcgGCTTTTGGGACCCTGTCTGATGGGAgatgtccatgcccatggcaggggggttgaaacgggatgatttttaaggtccattccaactcaaaccgttctacAATTCCATTATCCTATAAACCCCAGTTGGACCTTTCTCCAATCGTGCCAGAGCTGACCACAGTTATCCACCCTTACTGCACAGCACTTCCAAGAGCTGACTTTGGTTTAAGGTGGGTTGCACTGATGTGAATCCAAAAGGCTCCAGCCAAGCACACAATACTGTAGGGGAGCAGGCTGACAGCTTCGCACCAGCCCTCAACACTTAACCCAGGCCACAAATGAGCCCTGCTGCTCTTCTCCCACACATCCCAGCTCACCCTGCAGGCCCCTTTTCTCTTACCTCAAACTCTCCTTGGCCCAGGCCACAAGCCCCAAGAAACCACTGACCAGCACACTGGTCTGACATGATGCTGCTGGAAGTGTCACTCCCACTGCTGTCATAGTTGTAgtattttcctgtaaaaaaaaaaaaaaaaaaaaaaaggcaggaagcAGCTTTAAATGCATAGTTTAGGACCCCAGGTCACATGCACTGCCTCTACACTCCACCTCATGAGACAGGAGCATAGTAGCTTTTCCAGAAGGCTcccctcttttcttccccaaaccACCATAGCTTTCTGTTCCCACCCTTGTACAAGCTCCTTCCCTAAACCTGGAGGGATGGCATGTACCCTCCTTCCCCCATCCCCTGCCAGGCTCCATGAGCCAAAGAGGATCCATCCCCTTCCAAAGGGACATGTGGCCACCTAAGCACAGTTCCCTGGCAGCAAACACCCACCATTCCAAAGCATCCTTTCAAAGGCCTCCTTGCCCTTGCTCAGGATGTCCTTGTATTTCTGCTGGATCTCAGCATCCCCAAGCACCTCTGCCATCTTGCACATCATGCAGACAGCTGCCAACCACAGCCCGCCACAGTAGGCACTACCAGAgccaaaaggagaaaagcatcaGCAACACAGAACACATCATGGGTTACACAGAGCTCCCACAACAAATTGGGACCACAGTCCAGCTCTGAGCTACCTCCCCCACCCCACAGTCCCCATCTGCAACCTCCACCTGCCTCCCTTGCTCACCTGGGTCCATTTACCACCCACGCATCATACGTCTGGTCAGCAAAGCCACCATTTTCAATGAGTCCATCATTATCCGTATCAAACTTCAGCTCCGACTCCATCACAGCCTGTGGGAGAGGCACGAGATGGTCACGCAGCCTCTGCATCCTGCTTGCCCTTCACACTCTGCTCAGGAGCATCCATTCCCTTGGGATGTCACACAGCTCCCAAGGGAAGTGAGAAGGGAGGCAGTTCCCCATGGTATGACCTCCTCCCCGTACCTGGCAGACTGGCCACATGTCCTGCAAGTACAGGGAGTCATGTGTCAGGTAGTAGTCACGGTACACCTGCAGCACAAACTTCAGGTTGAGGTCCTTCCAGTCGGCTGTATCATGCATCAGGTAGGCGTTGACGCGCTGCCATGGCTCATCACCTAAATAAGCAGGACAGCAACAAGCAATGACCAATCCCTCTCCcacccagcagcaaagccctAAGGGTGCTGTGATTTAGCACCACTAAAACAACACATTGCACCCTGTGCCATCTCTAGCAAGAGCAGCCTTCTTGCTACTGCTTAGCTTCCCTCTGACTTCTCACGCTCCATGCATGGTCTTCCTCACTATCATCACCTCAAACCATCTAAGTTTTTTATTCCcagaaaaaagccaaaacaaagaCAGTGTATTCCATGGACCACACCTCTCCCTACCCTGAGACCCTTGCCTGAGCAGCCCTGTAGCCCCTCTGCCCCCTCACCTGGGTCCCCAATGTCATGCGGCACCACGTTCTTCAGCTTCACCTGGGCTGTCTGACCACACATCAAGTACTGCCGAGGCTGGATGTCCTCGTTCACCACTGTGACGGCTGGAGAGGACACAGCGTGAGGGACGTTGGAAAGGCAGCAGGCACTACAGCAGTAAGCTCCATGCACAggcatgggcagggccaccagCACTGGCACATCAGGCTCCCCTGTGGGGCTCTGGCTGCAAGGCTGTAGCCCTCTGCACAGGGCCGAGGGGAAAACAGGCTGCTCCTGTTGGCAGGGAACATGCGGCTGCCACCACTCCCTTCAGCAAGGTggcagcagcacccagggctgggagggaaCTCCAGTGGGTTCAGCCCTGCCACAGCCCAGAAGAAGGCTGTGTTGGGCCAAGGCATGAGGGTGTGCCAACAGTTCCACGCTTCTGTGAGGGGCATGGGGACATCCGGCAAGATCAGAGAATCCCCCCAGGGCAGGCAGAACCAACCGCGCACCCCTAGTGTGGCATGAGGGCATCCCAGGGCTGGGCAGAGTGGTGCTAAGAGGCACTGGTGTTGGTTCTGCAAGTTCCAGGGCCAGCAGAGGTGCTGTAGGCAGGATGTTGGCTCCACAGCAGATTTCTATTGCAGATACTGTCCCAAATACCTCCTCTCTTCCCTAGGTGAGGGAAGGAGCAGGCACATGGCTCCAGTCAGGGCCTCCTGTGTCACTCACCGATGTCATACTGCAGACTGGTCTGCAGCTTGGGCCACAGcatgacaagagcaaaggaggcgTAGAAGTGGACATCATAGGTGTTGTACATTCGGTACTCCTGGCCTGGAAAGATCAGTGAGATGGTGAGGGACGGccacagggaagggaaaggaggggcaggTCCTCCTTTACAAATGGCCAAGAAAGGTGGCCTCTTTCCCAGCACAAGCAAGGGCTCCCATTAGAAGTGGGTTGTATTCTGGAGAAGACCTCATGCAATATCCTACAGGGCTTTGCTCTGCAAGAGGTTTTGCTTGGAACAGCATTGCTCCCTACCCACTAGGCTGTGAAAAGCATCCCCACAGCAGATTGAAAACCACCTGGTGACAGCAATGGGGAAGAGGTTAGTTGGGACAATTCATCACATCCCTGCAAGTTACCTTCCAAATAAGCAAACCTTCCGTACTCCCGCAGGACAGGGAGGAGATGAGAAAGGCCAGCCCCCGCCGGCCCCTGCAGGTCCTCGGCACAGCAGTCTGGGGGCAGGTCCACCCAAATAGTGCCCCCATCCGTCACAAAGTACAGCTCATTGAAGAGGGCCGATTTGTACCAGGAAGGCAGCTGGCTGTGGGCAAGAGGCAAACTCAACCACAGCAGCCGAGGTGGTGATGTTCCTGAGCTGACTTAGAAGGTGCTTCCGTCAACCTTACCTGTTCTCCAGGACGGGCTTCTGCCATGCTTCGATCTTCCTCTCCCACTCCTCATAGCAGGTCAGGGCATGATGCgacagggcaggagcagcatcacctccaCTGCCAAAAAAGCGGGTGTACcgcctgcagagcagggctttgGTGAGTGTGCCACGGGCTCAGGCTGGGAAACCCACCTGGCCACAGGAGAGGGCTTGGACTACAGTGAACAGCAGAACAACACAACTGCTACTAGAGGGGTGTTGAGGAGCAGGGACTGGGGCAAAGGTCTCCTCCATGAGCTGGCACAGCCACGGCCACAGGGAACGGGTGGCACAAGGCTCCCCAGGCAGCACTGAAGCCTGAAGACAGGAAGAAGGGGGCTTTAGGGATGTGAGCCAAGCCCCACCGGGGGCAACCCACCCACCTGAAGTGCAGCTTCTCCCTGGAGCCGAAATGAACACGGGGCATGTCCCAAGCCAGGGCCAGCTCCAGCGTCCTGTGTCCTCGGGCAGGCACCCTGCAGCTGGcacacactgctgctgctgtcacctcCCCCTTCTTCGTTGGGCTGCTTTTACCTGCCATTAAAAAGACCCAAACATATTTATAAGAGACCAAGGAAGCCCACAAAGCAATGGACTGACGGGGGACAAGATAATTTAGGCATGCCCCAGCCCCCCTGCTACCTGGACGGTATATCCCCAGGATTTTAAGGCATGACATTACGTTGCCGCACATGAGTAACTGCTTTTTGCAAGCAGGAAAGAATACCTGCCGTGggtggaggggttaaaaaaataagtcaccaaagcagacaaacaaatcaggcaggaaaagcCACCAGGCACGAGtggaagggatggagaatccTATGACTTGTAACTGCACTAAGAGAGACTGTGACTTTCTAGTGACAGTCATTGTTTCCAGCTTTTGGCAGGGTGCTTGAACTGCGCCCATATTTAGGAGAAGCCCTGAGGGGGCTGGATAATTATACACTGGTTCTGACATGTATACCAGGTAAAGTCATTAAGGCAACAATTTTAACAGAAGCACAGATCTTGGCTATGATAATGCCTGGCACGCACAAAGGAAGACCACATCCCAGTAGCCTGGACAGCTCTAAGTGCACTTAGGCAGGAAACTTaagttttccagaaatatttaagtaaaCATTTTGTTTACATAATTTAAGCTTCAAGAAATCTTGTAAAGGCCCAGTGCTAGCATCACTAGTTTGTCAGCATCACCCTTGTTCAAAAGCTGGCAGAGACATTAGGCAAATGGCCACTTCTTATTGAGATAAGAAGTTGGCAGcaaggactgggagagacttCCCTGCTTCAAGGCTCCTCCCAAAGGAGGGAGCAGGCTATTGAGAACGTTGCACAAGTATCAAAGGAACAGCCAGAGACCTTCACCCAATCAATATAGTAACAAAAAGACAGCAAGCAATGGCAGCACCAAGCCCCAAAGAGAGCTAAACACCTGCAGGAACAAATCTGGCAGCGCCTAGCTTGCAGATCTTCTGGTAACGGGAACTCAGGAAAGGTGGCTGAGCATTACCCTGGTTATGCAGCCAAAATCTTAGAGTGCCACCCTGCAGAGACTAATAAGATAATAGCATGTGCAATCAGAATAGCTGAGAAGAGCCCCAAAGTGGTGTGAATAGGTTTTGGGGAATCATGAGCACAGCATGACAAGCAATAGGAAATTCTGACACAGCCTAAAGCTGAGAACAAGCCATAGCATCACCAAGAACCTTCTGCAATGACACCAAGGTGGACTTCCTGCCCTTTGGCCACCCTTGCTAGGTGCCCTGCACCCCATAATCAGCGTGGCTACCCATATGCCTGCTCCCCCCTCGCCTACCCCATGGAGGATGGAGGGACTTACCAACAGGAGAATCCAGCTTGCCATCCTGCAGGAGGTCCTGCCACACCTCTCTACCCGATCCTGCGGGATTGAATGCTGTGAGGTGGGAGACCGTAGTGCCAGCCTGAGGAAGGGAAGATCATCATCAAGGACTGGTACTTTTGGGGAGCAGATGCAGCTCCCCTGCCAACAACTCTGGGACCCAGACTTGCTCCCCACATGCTACCCAGCAATGCTAGCTCCAAACCTACTCATCTGCTATCCTGCAAGCTTTATCTACAGCTTCTCTCCTAGCACCCACCTCCAAAGAGGATGCCCTTGAGGAAGTTACATTCCCATTCCTGCTCCAGTGGTCAAACAAGCAGTCATGACAGATGCCAACCCCAGCCCATCACACATTCATCCTTCACCAGCTGCCTAGAAGCAGCCCCACTGCGTTCAGCAGGGTTGTACAACACTCCAACAGGAAGAGCCACACCACCAGTATCAGCCCTTTACCTTCTCCCGGGCAGAGATGGCAAAGGTAAAGGGGTTCACGCATGTGCAATGGTGCAGCAGGACTCCAGCAACTCGCTCTCCCTCCTTCTCAAAGGCAAAAGGCTCATTCCAGTGCCCTCCACTTCTGTCTTCCTTCGTTCCTGTGCcgttctgcaggctgaacatgATGGAGACCTCCACGTCCTCATCCCTCCCGTTCTCTACCTCCCAAATGAACACTCCCACTGGCAGGCTGGAGTCCTGATGGAGACAGACAACACTGTGTACAGGGCTGGTGCTCCACAGTCAGCCTTTGGAGCACCACTTCTGTGCCTagggaggcagcaggagcaaAAGCACCAGGAATAACTTGGTCTTGGAATTTGCCTCcaagctggggagcagcagtggGAGTAGAAGAATTTAGGTGGCAGGCAATACAAAATTCAGATCACAAGCCCTGGGCTAGCAAAGCTCACTGGGCGATACACAGAGGGAATTCACCGTTTAAGACTCAGACAGGTGTCTCACCACCCATCTGCTCAGCAGGTTGACACAGGCTCACGTGCTTCACTGGGGTAAGAGGAAGGTCAGGCTGACACCCTCGCCTGGGGCTGTGAGTGAGCCAGAGCAGCATGCAGGAGCAGCAATTCATCCCTCACTGCCATCCCAAGCTTCCGCATTGCTGCAGGAGTTCCTCCTGCTTGGGAGCATTGCTGAGTGAAGACACGAGGAAATGTTGGGAAAGACCAGATAATAACCAGCTCTTCCCTTGGGGATGACAGGCAAGAGCCAGCTAACACTCTCAAACATACAGCCGACAATGCAACCAACAAGAACAAACTGAGAATTTCTCAAAACACTAGCACTGGGTCCTTCGGACATAAAAGACCACAGTCCTCGACCTGCCATTACAGGTGGACAGGAACTGGGATGGCcacaagacaaaaccaaaaccaagtaATACAAAGAGACAAAACACAGGGCACAGGGAAAAAGATCAGCTGTGAGAGTTAATCACAAGAGAAAAAGGGATAAACCTTCCAGCATCATCAACAGCCCCAAGACGGGCAAAGTTTTCCAGGGTCCCACTGCTACTCTCCTGGCAGCTGACACTGGGGACAAAGTCTTAGGACAGAAGAGACCAGGCCCGAGAAGAACTTTAACAAGGTGGCAAGCCTGGTTGTCTTCAGGCAACACTGAGCTGGGCAGGAGGGACAAGGAACTCCTTTACTGCAGCATCTGCAGACCCACAGGCAATGCTCAGGGATCAGAAAGTCATCAAGCTCCAAGCCTCTGCTACCAAAACAGGACACAGAGCATCATACAGTACAGCCCCATCTTGCTGTGCCaatccttttctccttccatgCATGCAGCTCTGCCACATCCCTGCTAAGCTGCTCTATATAAGCCgtgctgctgcagtgcagtGTGGCCCAGTGCTCCAACAGTGCAACCAGCGTGGAACCATCACCTCCTTACCTTATAGTCATGGGGGATGACAGGAGAGACCTGGCGGCACGTAAGCACCACATTTTGTCCTGGGAGCTCATAGACCATCCAGGCACGGGGGTACAGGGCATGATAGAAGGCATAGTGGCTGCAGAAgccccagttccagccctgcaGTGTGCTGGGTCTTTCCACAGACAAGACCTGCTGGTAAACCGTCTGCCCCTTGCAACGCAGACACACCGTGaactggggaggagaggagcacATAGAGGGAATGAGACAAGCCCAAGAGCCAGCACCTCAACCaccccagctgcagcagtgcaGCTTGCACCCTTCACAGGCTCTGAGGCACCTACCTGGTTGGCAATAACCGTTTCATAGTGATAAATGCCAGGGTTCAGCTGCCAGCGGCAGAACTCACCCCGCCAGCCACGGGTGATGGTGCCTCCTCCGATCCCACCCAGGGGACACCCTGGCAAAGATAGCAGAAATTAGCAACCTCACTCCTCCCCATGGTGGGATTTGTCTCAAGGACTGCCCCCCGTGCAGCTCCAGAGGCTCCTTGGCACTGCCTGCACTCCAGAAACTCCTTGACCCACCTCTAACACTTTGATGGCCCCAAATGAATCCCTGCCCACCCAGCACATCATACCACCCCAGTGCCCAAACTGCATGCTAACCATAGATCTGCTGCAGAGGAATGGCACACAAGAGGTCAATAAAGGCAGACTTCTTCTCTATGCAGGTCTTCTTGAACCACCACCTGAAGTATCTGCAAGGAAAAGAGACATATGAAAGAAGACTGGACCAGGTATCACTGTTCCTTCCATGTCACTGGGAAGGACATGACCAGCACACATTGCAGCTGCTCCTTTTGTAGAAAAGTACAATGGGAACCTGTGTCCCAGGGCAAGTGAGGTGGCAGCTCCTGCCATCCTTCTGCAGCGTGCATCTGTCAACAGCCACAAGCAGGTAGAGCTCAGGACCGCCCACAAGGGCACAATGTGGAAACAAAGTCCTCTGATACTGGAGAGCAGggctcccagctcctgcagggacaggaagTTTTCCCAGATGCCTGTGGAGAAGTCGGAATGCACACAAGGACCACCACTATCACAGCTGGTAGGGCATGTCCTGCTAAGGAAGGTCTGGGAGCGGAGGCACAAGTCTAGAGAAGCCACATACTCCTCCAAAGATGAGCCTTGCTCTTCTGCCTCCATGTCCCCGTTGTCAGACACAGCCCTGCTACATTCCAGCGCCACATCCTCAGGTACAGACGGCACAGGGCAGCCTTGCCCTGGGGGAAAGTGATGCCTGCTGTCTGCAGCTGGCAGGATCCTGGGGACTCACCTCTGCTCACACGCCAGCTGTGCAGCCAGACACTGCCCATCAGATAATTTCTCACCCCAAAGGCTTGGGAAGAGCCACTCAAGCACAGGCACACCTGCACCTGGGTGTGCCAGCACCACTCCAGGCAACCTGAGAAGGGCCGGGCTGCAAATCAGCACTCATAAAAGACTGGCTTTTGCTAATGAACCGCCCCAAGTTAAATCTTCCATGTAGAGACAATTACCATATGGAAGCCAGTTACCAGACCAGAAGAAGCTGCTGAAAAGAGAGGCAAGACCCAATTGGCAGCTCCAGGGCTCTGGGTGCCAGTGACATGGGAGCCCTACAGTGGGCCACTTCACCAAGCTACTTGCAGGTACTGATACGGTACTGCCAAGAGAAGAAAGCCACCCCAGCCAAGGGCACACAGCCTGTCCTCCGGGATGCAGAACCCAGATAACAAGCATTGGGCACACACTAATCCTCCAGGACTCATACCCAAGGAGCAAGAGAGAGAGGCTTTTCCATGATACCACCTACTCCTACACACTTCTCAACAAAAACAGCCCACACTTCCCC containing:
- the GBA2 gene encoding non-lysosomal glucosylceramidase isoform X2 — protein: MFTVCLRCKGQTVYQQVLSVERPSTLQGWNWGFCSHYAFYHALYPRAWMVYELPGQNVVLTCRQVSPVIPHDYKDSSLPVGVFIWEVENGRDEDVEVSIMFSLQNGTGTKEDRSGGHWNEPFAFEKEGERVAGVLLHHCTCVNPFTFAISAREKAGTTVSHLTAFNPAGSGREVWQDLLQDGKLDSPVGKSSPTKKGEVTAAAVCASCRVPARGHRTLELALAWDMPRVHFGSREKLHFRRYTRFFGSGGDAAPALSHHALTCYEEWERKIEAWQKPVLENSQLPSWYKSALFNELYFVTDGGTIWVDLPPDCCAEDLQGPAGAGLSHLLPVLREYGRFAYLEGQEYRMYNTYDVHFYASFALVMLWPKLQTSLQYDIAVTVVNEDIQPRQYLMCGQTAQVKLKNVVPHDIGDPGDEPWQRVNAYLMHDTADWKDLNLKFVLQVYRDYYLTHDSLYLQDMWPVCQAVMESELKFDTDNDGLIENGGFADQTYDAWVVNGPSAYCGGLWLAAVCMMCKMAEVLGDAEIQQKYKDILSKGKEAFERMLWNGKYYNYDSSGSDTSSSIMSDQCAGQWFLGACGLGQGEFEVFPKSHIVSALKTIFEKNVMGFAGGTMGAVNGMRPDGVPDTSSVQSDEVWIGVVYALAATMIQEGMVEEGFRTAEGCYRTVWEQLGMAFQTPEAYREKKVYRSLAYMRPLSIWSMQLALERRASQAPAPAQPSQVLTHP
- the GBA2 gene encoding non-lysosomal glucosylceramidase isoform X1, whose protein sequence is MAALVRSYEGSARGRGVAAAGWRVCLAHRFEEPRQPYGAGDVPLRDVLRHVGLGLRYFRWWFKKTCIEKKSAFIDLLCAIPLQQIYGCPLGGIGGGTITRGWRGEFCRWQLNPGIYHYETVIANQFTVCLRCKGQTVYQQVLSVERPSTLQGWNWGFCSHYAFYHALYPRAWMVYELPGQNVVLTCRQVSPVIPHDYKDSSLPVGVFIWEVENGRDEDVEVSIMFSLQNGTGTKEDRSGGHWNEPFAFEKEGERVAGVLLHHCTCVNPFTFAISAREKAGTTVSHLTAFNPAGSGREVWQDLLQDGKLDSPVGKSSPTKKGEVTAAAVCASCRVPARGHRTLELALAWDMPRVHFGSREKLHFRRYTRFFGSGGDAAPALSHHALTCYEEWERKIEAWQKPVLENSQLPSWYKSALFNELYFVTDGGTIWVDLPPDCCAEDLQGPAGAGLSHLLPVLREYGRFAYLEGQEYRMYNTYDVHFYASFALVMLWPKLQTSLQYDIAVTVVNEDIQPRQYLMCGQTAQVKLKNVVPHDIGDPGDEPWQRVNAYLMHDTADWKDLNLKFVLQVYRDYYLTHDSLYLQDMWPVCQAVMESELKFDTDNDGLIENGGFADQTYDAWVVNGPSAYCGGLWLAAVCMMCKMAEVLGDAEIQQKYKDILSKGKEAFERMLWNGKYYNYDSSGSDTSSSIMSDQCAGQWFLGACGLGQGEFEVFPKSHIVSALKTIFEKNVMGFAGGTMGAVNGMRPDGVPDTSSVQSDEVWIGVVYALAATMIQEGMVEEGFRTAEGCYRTVWEQLGMAFQTPEAYREKKVYRSLAYMRPLSIWSMQLALERRASQAPAPAQPSQVLTHP